The genomic stretch catcaaattTAAATGGTCCTTTATATGAATTATCAGAGCTCATGAACCATCTTCCTATGAAGTAAGTAAATCCATGCATGAATCATGAATCATGAGGCATGCTTTCTTTTATTTACTATTTTTTAAATTTAGTTTTCCATGAAATTTGCAGGAGCGGATTGTCTATGTTTTACCAAGGGAAGGCACAATCTTTTGGGTCTTTAGCAAGGGTGGAAAACATAGAAGATCTTCCTAAGAAAGAAAAACCAAATTACAGAAATAAAGTGAAATCATGCAAGACCTTTGGTCTGTGCACTCCAAAGGCAACAATAGCAAAGAAATCTTCAAGAGGATTTTGTTTATCAGTAATAAGTTCTACAAAAAAGAGTTTCCTTGGAGGGTCTAGATCTTCCTTTTCTGGAAACAAAAACTTTTGAAATTCAATTTTGTAAGagatttttgttttattttaagCACAAAATGAGGAAATTTTAAATACCTTACATTTTAGATTCAATATGAGACAAAATCCTTTTTTCTCATGTGAAATAAAATT from Lathyrus oleraceus cultivar Zhongwan6 chromosome 7, CAAS_Psat_ZW6_1.0, whole genome shotgun sequence encodes the following:
- the LOC127106813 gene encoding protein OXIDATIVE STRESS 3, whose protein sequence is MDGKSKIYWVDKDDDDDVNGSISNGYLTEESMCSYFSSSEMDDDDQEVSSSSTSSLSSSSSSNLNGPLYELSELMNHLPMKSGLSMFYQGKAQSFGSLARVENIEDLPKKEKPNYRNKVKSCKTFGLCTPKATIAKKSSRGFCLSVISSTKKSFLGGSRSSFSGNKNF